The Gammaproteobacteria bacterium genome has a segment encoding these proteins:
- a CDS encoding DUF1439 domain-containing protein, giving the protein MAGWRRHLFPLLMLLGLAGSAQAAFDTSLTDAQLQGVLQGHFPLREYAVIARINLQAPRVILEKGRQEIILRIPVEANVIGDTLHQGHVVVAVGLNYQPSSGGLYLGQPRVQQFSLPGVDSKVVAELREYVVNILRGALSLVQIYTVREQDLNHSLAKSALKQFALEDGRLRLEFGFQ; this is encoded by the coding sequence ATGGCCGGATGGCGGCGGCACCTATTCCCGCTGCTCATGTTGCTGGGTCTTGCGGGTAGCGCACAGGCCGCCTTCGATACCAGCCTGACGGATGCCCAGTTGCAGGGTGTCTTGCAGGGGCATTTTCCGCTGCGCGAGTATGCGGTGATTGCGCGCATCAACCTGCAGGCACCGAGGGTGATACTGGAAAAAGGCCGTCAGGAGATTATTTTACGCATCCCGGTGGAGGCCAATGTCATTGGCGACACCCTGCATCAGGGCCATGTGGTGGTCGCTGTGGGGCTGAATTACCAGCCGTCATCGGGCGGCCTCTATCTCGGTCAGCCGCGCGTGCAGCAGTTTTCCTTGCCCGGAGTGGATAGTAAGGTGGTGGCCGAGCTGCGCGAATATGTGGTGAATATCCTGCGAGGCGCGCTATCCCTGGTACAGATCTATACCGTCAGGGAGCAGGACCTGAACCACTCCCTGGCGAAGAGCGCGCTGAAGCAGTTTGCCCTGGAAGACGGTCGCCTGCGGCTGGAGTTTGGCTTCCAGTAA
- a CDS encoding response regulator, with protein sequence MVEISDALNTDPKQARILIVDDEPVNVRLLEKILKTTRYNNVMSTQNPTQVLGLQQQHNFDLILLDLDMPELDGYGVMEQLVERAGDNLPAIVVLTAQHMQTFRQRALDNGASDYVTKPFDANELLSRVRNLLETRMAQKFMRHQNEILEQKVQARTQVIHDTRLQVVRRLSRAAEYRDEETGLHIIRMSKMAVVIGKAAGMTDEQCDLLLNAAPMHDVGKIGIPDKILLKPGKFEPEEWAIMQTHSQIGADLLAGDESDLMVMAHDIALTHHEKWNGKGYPNGLAGEDIPLTGRVTALADVFDALTSVRPYKEAWPIEKAIDLIKQERGQHFDPFLVDVFMERLPEIIEIKEKYADPDSE encoded by the coding sequence ATGGTTGAAATCAGTGATGCACTAAATACCGATCCGAAACAGGCCCGCATCCTGATCGTGGATGATGAGCCGGTGAATGTCAGGTTGCTGGAAAAAATACTGAAGACAACCCGCTATAACAACGTGATGAGTACCCAGAACCCGACCCAGGTGCTGGGCCTGCAGCAGCAGCATAACTTCGATCTGATCCTGCTGGATCTCGATATGCCGGAGCTGGACGGCTACGGGGTGATGGAGCAGCTGGTGGAGCGGGCGGGCGACAACCTGCCGGCGATTGTGGTGTTGACGGCGCAGCATATGCAAACCTTTCGTCAGCGTGCGCTGGATAACGGTGCAAGCGATTATGTGACGAAGCCCTTCGATGCCAATGAGCTATTGTCGCGCGTGCGTAACCTGCTGGAGACGAGGATGGCGCAAAAATTCATGCGTCACCAGAATGAGATACTGGAGCAGAAGGTACAGGCCCGCACCCAGGTAATTCATGATACCCGCCTGCAGGTGGTGCGCCGCCTGAGCCGGGCGGCGGAATATCGTGACGAGGAGACCGGGCTGCACATTATTCGCATGAGCAAGATGGCCGTGGTGATCGGCAAGGCCGCCGGGATGACGGATGAGCAGTGTGACCTGCTGTTAAACGCGGCGCCCATGCATGATGTGGGCAAGATCGGCATCCCGGACAAGATCCTCCTCAAGCCCGGCAAGTTTGAACCGGAGGAATGGGCGATCATGCAGACCCACTCCCAGATCGGCGCAGACCTGCTGGCCGGCGACGAGTCGGATCTGATGGTGATGGCGCACGATATTGCCCTCACCCACCATGAAAAATGGAACGGCAAGGGCTATCCTAATGGCCTTGCCGGTGAGGATATCCCGTTGACCGGCCGGGTCACCGCATTGGCGGATGTGTTTGATGCCCTCACCTCGGTGCGTCCCTACAAGGAGGCCTGGCCGATAGAAAAGGCCATCGACCTTATCAAGCAAGAGCGTGGACAGCACTTTGACCCCTTTCTGGTGGATGTCTTTATGGAAAGGCTGCCGGAGATTATCGAGATCAAGGAAAAATATGCGGACCCGGATAGTGAATAA